One Halalkalicoccus tibetensis genomic region harbors:
- a CDS encoding alanine--glyoxylate aminotransferase family protein has product MTEKREYTDDYTDETLYIPGPTEVREDVIEAMAQPMFGHRMDRMTDLYTTIVEDTREFLGTDNDAIILTASGTEFWEASTLNLVDENILVATCGSFSERHANVAERLGKDVDRLEYEWGRAVKPEDVREALEGSEKEYDVVACVMNESSTGVRNPIEEIGDVVAEFPDTYFVVDAVSALGGDYVDIDEHEIDVLFASSQKAFAMPPGLAICTVSEGAYERELETDSASWYGGFQRTLDYYDRKGQTHSTPAIPIMLAYRKQMKHMLEEGHEARDERHREMAEYTREWADEHFGTFPEEGYESQTVSCIENTQGIDVAETIETVREEYDMVFSNGYGSQLGEETFRIGHMGEHDVESIRALTDAIEDVAGL; this is encoded by the coding sequence GTGACCGAGAAACGCGAGTACACGGACGACTACACGGACGAGACGCTGTACATCCCCGGCCCGACGGAGGTCCGCGAGGACGTCATCGAGGCGATGGCCCAGCCGATGTTCGGCCACCGGATGGACCGGATGACCGACCTCTACACTACGATCGTCGAGGACACCAGGGAGTTCCTCGGTACCGACAACGACGCGATAATCCTCACCGCCTCCGGCACGGAGTTCTGGGAGGCCTCGACGCTCAACCTCGTCGACGAGAACATCCTCGTCGCGACCTGCGGGAGCTTCAGCGAGCGCCACGCCAACGTGGCCGAACGACTGGGCAAGGACGTCGACCGACTCGAGTACGAGTGGGGACGGGCAGTCAAGCCCGAGGACGTTCGCGAGGCCTTGGAGGGCAGCGAGAAGGAGTACGACGTCGTCGCCTGCGTGATGAACGAGTCCTCGACCGGGGTTCGCAACCCGATCGAGGAGATCGGCGACGTCGTCGCCGAGTTCCCCGATACGTACTTCGTCGTCGACGCGGTCTCGGCGCTGGGCGGCGACTACGTCGACATCGACGAACACGAGATCGACGTGCTGTTCGCCTCCTCGCAGAAGGCCTTCGCCATGCCGCCGGGGCTGGCGATCTGCACCGTCAGCGAGGGCGCCTACGAGCGCGAACTGGAGACGGATTCGGCCTCCTGGTACGGCGGCTTCCAGCGCACGCTCGACTACTACGACCGGAAGGGCCAGACCCACTCGACGCCCGCGATCCCGATCATGCTCGCCTACCGAAAACAGATGAAACACATGCTCGAGGAGGGCCACGAGGCGCGAGACGAACGCCACCGCGAGATGGCCGAGTACACCCGCGAGTGGGCCGACGAGCACTTCGGAACCTTCCCCGAGGAGGGCTACGAGTCCCAAACCGTGAGCTGTATCGAGAACACCCAGGGGATCGACGTCGCCGAAACGATCGAGACCGTCCGCGAGGAGTACGACATGGTCTTCTCGAACGGTTACGGCTCGCAGCTCGGCGAGGAGACGTTCCGCATCGGACACATGGGCGAACACGACGTCGAGAGCATTCGCGCGCTCACGGACGCCATCGAGGATGTCGCCGGGCTGTAG